The DNA region GTCGGCTCGGGGCACCCGTCCGGATGGCGTCGGACGCATGGGCATCGGAACTTCGGTCGAACCGTCGCGCCGCGTGGCTCTTGGCGCGCTCCAACGGCGGTTGGGATCAGGTCGAGGCAGATCTCAGGCTCGCTGTAGACCAAGATGCTGAACTGGCCGGCCTCGGGCGCGCGCAAGTGTCGAACTGGTTGGAGGTCCGCGCAGCGACAACCTGGCAGCCGATGAGCGCTGAGCAGCGAGCCCGAATTGCTGCACTGCTGGAGATGTGGGACGGACAACCAGGCGCGAAACGTGCCATCGCCTTTCATGCTGGACTCAAGACCGAGGTTTCAGAGGACAACTACGACGACGGCGTGGCGGCACAGAAGTGGTGGTGGCGGCGTCGTTGACGTCTCGTCGCATGTGCGAGAAGAGCATGTGACGTCGTCTCCTGACCAGCTGGTGGAAGGAGTGAAGGCATGAGTCGGACCTCGTTCGTGAGCAAGCTTCGGGACCAGGTCATTCGGCCGCTGATCCAGAGCGCGCTGGTGGAGCAGGAGATCTCCGAGGTCACCGTCGCGGTCGTGGTCGGTACGGAGTTCTACAACTCGCTCCAAGACCCCGAGGAGCGTTGGACCTATCCCGAAGACGGGCACGAGTACGTCTGGGCGTACGTCACCTACCTGCCCACAAACGAGCGTTCTGGCTGGCGGTTGGGGCGCTCGGAGGACCTTCACGATCCGATCGAGTTGGTGAATGCGCTCTGGCAGCTGGGCTCGGACTTCGAGGACTGGGTGTGCGAGACGACGTTTGCGTGGGGCGAGGAGCGCCATGCCCGGGTTCCGAAGGTTCGAGATCTGCCTGAGTGGCTGACCGCCGGCGCCTGAGGGTCGCTCAGGCGCCGGTGAGCACCTCAGACGTACGGCCGGATGGCGTCGATGATGCGGGACCAGTTCTCCGCGCCGTACCCACGCGAGCGGGCCCAGGAGTAGTGGGCCTGGACGGCGCGGGGGAGGTCGGTGTCGATGCCGGCGGCCTCGCTGGCCTCGACGAGGTGGTCAGCGGTGGCGCCCATCATCGTCACGGTGCTGAGGTGGCCGGGGTGCTTGCCCGCCTCGAGCTGGGCGCCGAGGTCCTCGCCGGCGGCGAGCATCGGCGGGATTCCGGCGAGGGTCTGCATGAGCTCGGGCAGAGCAGCCGAAGGCTTGATGCCGCCCGTCTCCAGCAGCGCGACGGCGTGGAGGAGCGAGGAGAGTGAGGTCAGGAAGATGTCCAGGTTGGCCTGGTACATCAGTTGCGCGAGCCCCGGATCCTCGCCCAGGTAGCGGACCGACCCGATGCGGGCCAGCGCGTCCTGGTGCAAAGACAACACGGAGGCGGGGCCGCTGACATAGACGTACGCATCGGGCGTCCCGACCATCGGGGCCGGGACCATCACGCCGCCGGTGAGGAAGTGCGCGCCGCGCGCGGCAACCCAGGCGGCACCCTCACGCGTCCCGTCCGGCGACTCGGAGCCGAGGTTGACGATCGTGCGTCCCTCGAGCTCGTCGGTGGCGGAGTCGAGCACCTCGTACATCGCCTGGTAGTCGGTCAGGCTGAGGATGACCAGGTCGCTCGCCGCGACGGCCTTCGCCGGCGAGTCCGCCAGCTGGGCGCCGGCGGCGACGACCTCGTCGGCTCGCGAGGCCGTGCGGTTCCATACGGTCACCGGATGCCCGGCGGCGAGCAGGCTGTGGACCATCGCCTGACCCATGGGGCCCAGGCCGATGACGGTGACGGCGGTGAGAGGTTGATTCATGAGGACAATCCTCGGCCTTTACGTACGATAGCGGGAGTACCCACTATTTCCTGGGGTACTTACCAGAAGGTGAGTGAGGAGAACCCGATGGCGAAGGCGCCCCGAAACGGCCCCTACATCTGCGGCATCGACGCCGCGCTCGACGTGGTCAGCGGCAAGTGGAAGGGGCTGATCCTGTGGGAGCTCGACAACTACGGCGTACGCCGCTTCGCGGAGCTCCGCCGCGGCCTGCCCGGCGTCAGCGAGAAGATGCTGACCCAGCACCTGCGCGAGATGGAGCAGGACGGGCTGGTGCACCGGGAGGTGTATGCCGAGGTGCCGCCGCGGGTGGAGTACTCGCTGACCGAGCACGGACGCAGCCTCAACGCCGCGCTCGGGCCGCTGGGACGCTGGGGCATGGACCGTATCGCCCGCGAGCGCACCGAGCTGGTCGAGCACCGCGACGCCGAGATCCTGCCCCGACCGTCGTAACCGGCCTCAGGCCGAGACCGGCACGTGCTCGCGCAGGAACGCGAGCTGGTCGGCGATCACGGTGCTGAAGAGCGGCTCGACATACGGGTCGAAGTGGCCCCCGGGGTAGACACGTACGGTCGCGTCGGCCATGCGCGCAGCCGTCTCCTCCGCGACATGGCGAGGGGTGATCGCGTCCGACTCGACGATCTGGACCAGAGCAGGGCAGGTGACTCCGCGGGCCCATCGCCTCGGGGAGTACAGGCCGATCTTGAGCACGATCCGTGCGGCCACCTCGACGGGGTAGTCGCCGTTCTCGAGCCCGGACTCGGAGATGAGCGTGTCCATGCCGGGCAGCGCGTCGGGAGTGGTCATCACGGCGGTCTCCCCGGGTCGGCCTGCCGCGTCGACGTACACAGGCCCTCGCCTCGTCCAGGCGCTGATCTGGTCGCGGATGCCGGCCATCCCGACGCGCAGGCTGGGAACGAGGCCGGTCGCGCGGACGGCTGCGGGGCCGCTGACGTGCGGGACCTGGGCGATGATCGCCGCGAGCGGCTCGCCCTGTCCGGCGAGGCTGATGACGTGGCCGCCGGAGAAGGACGTACCCCAGGCGACCACGCGCTCGGCGTCGACCCCGGGAAGGCTGCGGGCGTAGGCCAGCGCTGCCCGCCAGTCCTGGTGCTGCATCGCCACGTCGAGCAGCTGGCGGGGCGTGCCGGCGCTCTCGCCGAAGCCGCGGTAGTCGAAGACGGCGACTGCGTAGCCCGCGGCGGCGAACTCCTCGGCGTAGGCATACAGCCGCAGGGCGCGGACGCCTCCGAACCCGTGAGCCATGACGATCACCGGGACGGGCACCGGCTGCCCGGACGGCCGGTAGACACGTACGGCGCACTCGACGCCCTGGGACGGGAAGGTCCCTTCGGACCAGGTGAAACGGTCGTTCACGGAGGACTCCCGGGCTCGTCTTGAATGGCGTGCAAGAAAGGTACGCGTCTTCTAGAACGGCAGTCAAGATAAGATTGCGTATGCCTCGAAACCGCAGACCCCAGGATCGTGAGGAGAAGCGGCAGGAGATCGTCCACGCCGCGGCGACTCTGTTCACCGAGGTCGGCTACGACGAGACGTCGACGACGAAGATCGCGACGGCCGCCGGCGTGACGACCACGACGATCTACTGGTACTTCGCGGACAAGGACGCGCTTCTCGTCGCCGTCCTCGATCATGTTCTCGAAGCGGCGCTCGCCGAGGCCGCTCTCCACTCACAACGTCCGTGGGCCGATCAGGTTCTCTGGGCCATCGATCGGTTGGAGAAGTATCGGCGGCTCGTCACGGTGGTGCATGCGCGCGCTTCGACCTCTGAGTCCATCGGCGCCTGGCACGACGAGTTCCACCGCCTTGTCGACTCGATGATGGTCGAAGGATTTCGGGCTGCCGGTGTCCCGGAGAGCGATGTGGGCGCGATGACGAAGATCGGTGTCTTCGTGGTCGAGGGTCTCCTGATGCACCCGCAGTCCGAGCAGGATCGTCGGGCTGTCGTCACCCTCCTCACGGATCAGGCCCGTCGGGGCTCCACCTCGTCCTGACGGGTAGGAAGCCCCGCGGAGGCCAGCAGAGCCAGCTTCTCCGCGTCGGGTGAGCCGGCGTCGGGGTGGTAGACGACGAGCATCAGGTCGTCGGTGCCGTTGATCGTCAGCCGCTCCCGGTTGAGGGTGAGCTCGCCGACCTGCGGATGGTTCATCTTGATCGGGGCGCCGGTCTGGGCGCGTACGTCATGGCGTGCCCAGAGCTGCCGGAACCGTGCGCTGGCCAGGGAGAGCTCGCCGATGAGCTCGATGAACCGAGGGTCGTCGATGTCGGTGCCCACCGCCTGGCGCAGGTTGCCGACGAAGCACTCCGTCATCGACTCCCACTCCGGGTGGAACTCCTGCTGGCTCGGGTCGAGGAACTGGTCGCGCAGCTGGTTGCCGCCCGGCGCGAGCCTCGGCGAGAGCGCGCGGGCGAGACTGTTGGCCGCGAGGATGTCGAAGTAGCGCCCCTCGATGAACGCGGGCTGCACCATCGAGTCGAGCAGCTTGAGCGCCCCGGGC from Nocardioides luteus includes:
- a CDS encoding NAD(P)-dependent oxidoreductase codes for the protein MNQPLTAVTVIGLGPMGQAMVHSLLAAGHPVTVWNRTASRADEVVAAGAQLADSPAKAVAASDLVILSLTDYQAMYEVLDSATDELEGRTIVNLGSESPDGTREGAAWVAARGAHFLTGGVMVPAPMVGTPDAYVYVSGPASVLSLHQDALARIGSVRYLGEDPGLAQLMYQANLDIFLTSLSSLLHAVALLETGGIKPSAALPELMQTLAGIPPMLAAGEDLGAQLEAGKHPGHLSTVTMMGATADHLVEASEAAGIDTDLPRAVQAHYSWARSRGYGAENWSRIIDAIRPYV
- a CDS encoding winged helix-turn-helix transcriptional regulator gives rise to the protein MAKAPRNGPYICGIDAALDVVSGKWKGLILWELDNYGVRRFAELRRGLPGVSEKMLTQHLREMEQDGLVHREVYAEVPPRVEYSLTEHGRSLNAALGPLGRWGMDRIARERTELVEHRDAEILPRPS
- a CDS encoding alpha/beta hydrolase, whose protein sequence is MNDRFTWSEGTFPSQGVECAVRVYRPSGQPVPVPVIVMAHGFGGVRALRLYAYAEEFAAAGYAVAVFDYRGFGESAGTPRQLLDVAMQHQDWRAALAYARSLPGVDAERVVAWGTSFSGGHVISLAGQGEPLAAIIAQVPHVSGPAAVRATGLVPSLRVGMAGIRDQISAWTRRGPVYVDAAGRPGETAVMTTPDALPGMDTLISESGLENGDYPVEVAARIVLKIGLYSPRRWARGVTCPALVQIVESDAITPRHVAEETAARMADATVRVYPGGHFDPYVEPLFSTVIADQLAFLREHVPVSA
- a CDS encoding TetR/AcrR family transcriptional regulator, translating into MPRNRRPQDREEKRQEIVHAAATLFTEVGYDETSTTKIATAAGVTTTTIYWYFADKDALLVAVLDHVLEAALAEAALHSQRPWADQVLWAIDRLEKYRRLVTVVHARASTSESIGAWHDEFHRLVDSMMVEGFRAAGVPESDVGAMTKIGVFVVEGLLMHPQSEQDRRAVVTLLTDQARRGSTSS
- a CDS encoding helix-turn-helix domain-containing protein, producing MSEATNPLGAFLQARRALVTPEAAGIPAMGVRRVPGLRREEVAMLAGISADYYLRLERGRDRNPSAQVLESIARVLQLDDDHTAHVMSLVAEAPRRRRPRRRKETVPPGALKLLDSMVQPAFIEGRYFDILAANSLARALSPRLAPGGNQLRDQFLDPSQQEFHPEWESMTECFVGNLRQAVGTDIDDPRFIELIGELSLASARFRQLWARHDVRAQTGAPIKMNHPQVGELTLNRERLTINGTDDLMLVVYHPDAGSPDAEKLALLASAGLPTRQDEVEPRRA